From Nostoc sp. 'Lobaria pulmonaria (5183) cyanobiont', the proteins below share one genomic window:
- a CDS encoding DUF1392 domain-containing protein: MIDHINALQTSWYLSPPWGRTIPPLAVNLLERVFLRTTRRFGYCCGMQWKHECWIYSIDCRNEILHATQNQIIATGELEVIKVQKPAFVLGERVILCSHDKGTKQRLILGIALVHNSWFYIVELVSPTLIKTPTISNRFSLVGEKSLMRVKV; the protein is encoded by the coding sequence ATGATTGACCATATTAACGCACTTCAAACAAGCTGGTATCTCTCGCCTCCTTGGGGTCGAACAATTCCACCTCTTGCAGTCAATTTATTGGAGAGAGTTTTCCTGCGAACTACGAGGAGATTTGGTTACTGCTGCGGTATGCAATGGAAACACGAATGCTGGATTTATTCAATTGACTGCCGTAATGAAATACTCCATGCCACACAAAATCAGATCATTGCAACTGGAGAGTTAGAAGTCATCAAGGTGCAAAAACCTGCCTTTGTTCTGGGTGAAAGAGTGATTCTCTGCTCTCACGATAAGGGAACAAAACAACGGCTTATTTTGGGGATTGCGCTAGTGCATAATTCTTGGTTTTACATTGTTGAATTGGTGTCACCAACGTTAATTAAGACACCAACTATATCGAATCGTTTCTCACTAGTTGGTGAAAAAAGTTTGATGCGGGTGAAAGTCTAA
- a CDS encoding KilA-N domain-containing protein gives MLIHKWHDTDINQMPEVGQLGKYSIPKGYVNATQMCHANNKSWGHYKERKSTKAYWTALSNDIGIPISSLVIEVDGYGSSQGTWIHPEIAVDLAQWVSVEFRIWANRTLMKVMMAQESVQQQSMTQVQLLAAIAKQLAEQEQYLLQQQQQQTEILHRLKAVEVEQDRVNTPCGHKYSVVGFANLQGLEISVKEAGTKGRKASALCRKQGIEIERIHDPRFGKVGLYPESVLIEVFSTGQN, from the coding sequence ATGTTGATACACAAATGGCATGACACAGATATTAACCAAATGCCAGAAGTTGGGCAGCTAGGCAAATACAGCATACCCAAAGGCTACGTAAATGCAACTCAGATGTGCCATGCAAATAATAAGTCTTGGGGGCATTACAAAGAAAGGAAGTCCACAAAAGCTTACTGGACAGCACTTTCAAACGACATCGGAATCCCGATATCGTCTCTTGTCATCGAAGTTGATGGCTATGGCAGTTCTCAAGGTACTTGGATTCACCCAGAAATCGCCGTTGATTTAGCTCAGTGGGTTTCTGTCGAGTTCCGCATCTGGGCCAACAGAACCTTAATGAAAGTGATGATGGCTCAAGAGTCTGTACAACAACAGTCAATGACTCAAGTACAGTTACTTGCAGCGATCGCTAAACAACTGGCAGAGCAAGAACAGTATTTACTCCAACAACAACAGCAACAGACTGAAATTTTGCACCGTCTCAAAGCGGTTGAAGTTGAGCAAGACAGGGTAAACACACCATGCGGACATAAATATAGTGTTGTTGGTTTTGCCAATCTTCAAGGTTTAGAAATATCGGTAAAAGAAGCCGGTACTAAAGGTCGAAAAGCAAGTGCATTGTGTCGGAAACAAGGAATAGAAATAGAACGCATTCATGACCCACGTTTTGGAAAAGTCGGTTTGTATCCAGAAAGCGTGTTGATTGAGGTTTTTTCTACTGGTCAAAACTAA
- a CDS encoding alpha-ketoglutarate-dependent dioxygenase AlkB family protein produces MQQLNLFAESTPVLPISYYPDFLSQELANSLCQHCLKLEWQQNQIRIAGKTMPVPRLECIYGDAGCDYLYSNSVFLKPLTWTEPLSNLRDRITALTGHKFRIVIGNQYRSGQDSIGWHSDNEPSMGFNPAIASLSLGSCRKFQIKPRDGKSTDFWLEHGSLLVMHPGCQSTHLHQVPKTNKVVSTRINLTFRPHTGGNK; encoded by the coding sequence ATGCAACAACTCAATTTATTTGCTGAATCAACCCCAGTTTTACCAATCAGCTACTACCCCGATTTCTTAAGTCAGGAACTTGCCAACTCACTCTGCCAACACTGCTTGAAACTGGAGTGGCAACAGAATCAAATCAGGATCGCGGGTAAAACAATGCCTGTTCCCCGCCTGGAGTGTATTTATGGTGATGCCGGATGTGATTACCTCTACTCCAATAGCGTATTTTTAAAACCCCTGACTTGGACAGAACCTCTGTCTAACTTGCGGGACAGAATCACTGCGCTAACTGGCCACAAGTTTCGCATTGTTATTGGAAATCAATACCGCAGTGGTCAAGACTCAATCGGTTGGCATTCTGACAATGAACCATCAATGGGATTCAACCCAGCGATTGCATCACTCAGCTTGGGGTCATGTCGCAAATTCCAAATCAAACCGAGAGATGGCAAATCCACTGACTTCTGGCTGGAACACGGGAGCTTACTTGTGATGCACCCTGGCTGCCAGTCTACACATCTGCATCAGGTTCCGAAAACAAACAAAGTTGTTAGTACCCGTATCAATCTTACATTTCGACCGCACACCGGGGGGAACAAATAA
- a CDS encoding DUF3854 domain-containing protein: MRIIESDSQAKHLQEWLDSGVDEEIFHLNVRSLSGTSPYEYLLYSPKISRRNDGRLRDRDLKKYQHIELGGWWCSGVDPLNEYALMMWGCFKPDHPRRDRQKIHKFIKYEHPYREETRAFFLLVPNRIWVKVSNRSGIPITEEDLQHPGGFWHWVWRHNVPVTIVEGAKKAGALLTAGYAAIAIPGVNAGYRTPQDEYGNAIGKPNLIPDLKHFATQGRQVNICFDQDNKPETVQRVRTAISRMGRLLVNEGCSLRVIDLPFGAEKGVDDFIVAHGQPAFDALYNTAVALELWEIKLFTLLTYPPAIALNQRFLGQLLVPEGEKLIILKAPKGTGKTEWLATEVAKAHDQERRVLIITHRIQLGEALCNRFGVNYVTEVRTNETGTLLGYGVCVDSLHQESQARFNPNDFWQ; encoded by the coding sequence ATGCGTATAATCGAATCTGATTCTCAAGCTAAACATTTACAGGAATGGCTCGACAGTGGCGTTGACGAAGAAATCTTTCACTTGAATGTGCGATCGCTGTCTGGGACTTCACCCTACGAATATCTGCTCTACAGTCCCAAAATCTCCCGTCGCAATGATGGGCGGCTCAGAGACAGGGACTTGAAGAAATACCAGCACATTGAATTAGGCGGCTGGTGGTGTTCTGGCGTTGACCCCCTCAACGAATACGCACTAATGATGTGGGGTTGTTTCAAACCCGATCACCCCCGAAGAGATCGCCAAAAGATCCACAAATTCATCAAGTATGAGCATCCATACAGAGAAGAAACACGCGCTTTCTTCCTCTTAGTGCCGAATCGCATTTGGGTGAAAGTTTCCAATCGTAGCGGCATTCCCATCACTGAGGAAGACCTACAGCATCCTGGCGGTTTCTGGCACTGGGTTTGGAGGCATAACGTACCAGTGACAATTGTAGAGGGTGCCAAGAAAGCGGGGGCATTATTGACTGCTGGTTATGCAGCGATCGCTATCCCCGGTGTTAACGCTGGATACCGCACACCGCAAGATGAGTACGGTAACGCTATTGGTAAGCCAAACCTCATCCCCGACTTAAAACATTTTGCAACACAGGGGAGACAGGTCAACATTTGCTTTGACCAGGACAACAAACCTGAGACAGTTCAACGGGTGAGAACTGCTATCAGTCGCATGGGACGGCTGCTGGTAAATGAAGGCTGTTCGCTGCGAGTGATTGATTTACCATTCGGGGCAGAGAAAGGGGTTGATGATTTTATCGTTGCTCATGGTCAACCGGCATTTGACGCGCTTTACAATACGGCTGTTGCATTGGAATTGTGGGAGATTAAGCTGTTTACTTTGCTGACTTATCCGCCTGCGATCGCACTTAACCAACGATTCTTGGGCCAGCTTCTCGTACCCGAAGGTGAAAAACTTATCATTCTCAAAGCCCCCAAAGGCACTGGTAAAACCGAATGGCTTGCAACTGAGGTGGCAAAAGCACACGACCAAGAGAGACGGGTATTAATCATTACCCATCGTATCCAGCTAGGTGAGGCACTGTGTAATCGGTTTGGTGTTAACTATGTCACCGAAGTCCGCACGAATGAAACAGGCACATTATTAGGATACGGGGTGTGCGTTGATTCACTGCATCAAGAAAGTCAAGCACGATTCAACCCCAATGACTTCTGGCAGTAA
- a CDS encoding plasmid replication protein, CyRepA1 family yields the protein MTSGSNPKNLIAALDKAISKGGHHLLCCSAQKAKSKWGTQALEERFRRKFPHLRILRIDSESVADPSHAAFGCIAHLNEILTKYDLVIASPSLETGVSIDIRGHFDGVWGIFQGVQPVNSVRQMLARVRETVDRHIWVREWGMSVVGNGSTTIGGLLRSQHVATQANIALLSAADNADLSYIDQNFQPESLQTWGKRGSVINVEMRRYRESVLAGLVEDGYTVIDADDADDDESGAVIESVKAASVELYAAECQAIADSPTISDAELKKLQDTRAKTKTERHQQRKAELSRRYEIEVTPDLVEKDDDGWYPQLRMHYYLTLGREFLTNRDAKRAKAQAEAGNNAIWKPDFNKGQLLTAVLLLERLNLLQLLTPGVRLRSSDEAMQELKKAAMKNRYLIKTCLNVTISEKLTPIAIAQKLLAKIDLKLDYVGRLGKRENRECVYQFVAPDDQRDSIFGQWLKRDELFLSESVSVTNNKEFPTPGIDTESLDIPQTLDEAVQGWKGLKLKTRQGLDSVGKFYQQLVSQVGEAVGIADGEPYWNGYLGQWQVWVNFGSDCRSVVCDWLVSV from the coding sequence ATGACTTCTGGCAGTAACCCGAAGAATTTGATTGCAGCATTGGACAAAGCAATTTCTAAAGGTGGGCATCATTTACTATGCTGCTCTGCTCAAAAGGCTAAGTCAAAATGGGGAACGCAAGCATTGGAGGAACGTTTTCGCCGCAAGTTCCCACACCTGCGAATCCTGCGAATAGACAGCGAATCTGTTGCTGATCCATCTCATGCGGCTTTCGGTTGTATCGCTCACCTCAATGAGATTTTGACCAAGTATGATTTAGTTATCGCCTCCCCAAGTTTAGAAACTGGAGTATCTATCGACATTCGAGGACATTTTGATGGTGTTTGGGGAATATTTCAGGGAGTGCAGCCGGTTAACTCTGTGCGTCAGATGTTGGCACGGGTTAGGGAAACTGTTGACCGTCACATTTGGGTGAGAGAGTGGGGGATGTCGGTTGTGGGCAATGGTTCCACAACGATAGGAGGATTGCTCAGAAGTCAGCACGTCGCAACACAGGCTAACATTGCGCTGTTGTCGGCGGCGGATAATGCGGATTTGAGCTATATTGACCAGAATTTTCAACCGGAGTCATTGCAGACTTGGGGTAAGCGTGGTTCTGTAATTAACGTAGAAATGCGGCGTTATCGGGAATCGGTGCTTGCGGGTTTAGTCGAGGATGGTTACACCGTTATTGATGCCGACGATGCTGATGATGATGAAAGTGGGGCAGTTATCGAGTCGGTTAAGGCGGCATCTGTTGAATTGTATGCTGCGGAGTGTCAGGCGATCGCGGATTCTCCGACTATCTCTGATGCCGAACTTAAGAAGCTGCAAGACACAAGGGCGAAAACCAAAACCGAACGACATCAGCAGCGCAAGGCGGAATTGTCCCGTCGCTACGAAATTGAAGTTACGCCTGATTTGGTTGAGAAGGATGACGACGGCTGGTATCCTCAACTGCGGATGCACTACTATTTGACGCTGGGACGAGAGTTTTTGACGAACCGTGATGCGAAACGGGCTAAGGCACAAGCCGAAGCTGGGAATAATGCTATCTGGAAGCCGGATTTTAACAAGGGGCAGCTATTGACTGCTGTCTTATTATTGGAGAGACTGAACTTGTTGCAGTTGCTTACGCCAGGCGTTCGGTTACGCTCTTCTGACGAGGCAATGCAGGAGTTGAAGAAGGCGGCGATGAAGAATCGGTATCTCATCAAAACTTGTTTAAACGTCACCATTTCTGAAAAACTTACTCCCATAGCGATCGCACAGAAATTACTTGCCAAGATTGATTTGAAGTTGGACTACGTTGGTCGATTGGGTAAGCGTGAAAATCGGGAGTGTGTTTACCAGTTTGTTGCACCTGATGATCAGCGTGATTCAATTTTTGGACAGTGGTTAAAGCGGGATGAACTGTTTCTTAGTGAGTCGGTGTCAGTCACTAATAATAAAGAGTTCCCAACACCAGGTATTGACACGGAATCTCTTGACATTCCCCAAACATTAGATGAGGCTGTTCAGGGATGGAAGGGGCTGAAGCTGAAAACGCGCCAAGGACTGGACAGCGTTGGTAAGTTCTACCAACAGTTAGTCTCTCAAGTAGGCGAGGCTGTTGGAATTGCTGATGGTGAGCCTTACTGGAATGGGTATTTGGGGCAGTGGCAGGTTTGGGTTAACTTTGGGAGCGACTGTAGGTCTGTGGTGTGCGATTGGCTGGTGAGTGTGTAG
- a CDS encoding NblA/ycf18 family protein, whose protein sequence is MNQPIELSLEQEFSLRTFADQVEQMSREQAQEFLQMLYKQMMIREKTYQELLKHQWEVGSGSILG, encoded by the coding sequence ATGAACCAACCCATTGAATTATCTTTAGAACAAGAATTTAGCCTTAGAACTTTCGCGGATCAAGTGGAGCAGATGTCCCGTGAACAAGCTCAAGAGTTTTTGCAGATGCTGTATAAGCAGATGATGATAAGGGAAAAGACTTACCAGGAATTGCTCAAACATCAGTGGGAAGTTGGTTCAGGTTCAATCTTGGGTTAA